In Candidatus Nealsonbacteria bacterium DGGOD1a, one DNA window encodes the following:
- a CDS encoding Ig-like domain-containing protein codes for MPLDFKNKFLNRAGKFQTILILAVLLTAGFSFFKTFGSIDFIRAQDSFGGDSGFLDSGSTGEGGELSEREKAIKEAERINALIAAALALDPDADTSGLQQQLYAVLNLPEVWPWSSTENPSPGVGDVSKMSGQEAVVYTSQLLESSRQSAADQISSGPAPDGNPLPENIAENNQPNPVNPNGQPAASNLPPAVGAENTESQSSSDNGDVAAAVITDIGYIGVASAENSGDQIDSQAAAVAILDSQDEATAANNDSESAAAESVTSAAAAVAAADSDGQETIAVESSDPAESALIVLNEASKPETIILGNTEKPKTVVLGNTEKPETVELGNLVKPAVVPVGNATTPPAVCVGSACEGWGSDSGDVIIVDNTGDIIETPDESLPVSPGNTDSAVFEIQPSASPAGTSEPVLPSLPTSAAPSEGTDSAASEIQPSASPAGTSEPALPLSPTSAAPSVNAPTENNQNANQTVVEQTISAIVETAVLPPKDAKLTAVAGSAAIKLRIETADAKEVLFYASGGSLSGSIYLGNGTFSAGGWEYQIDLTNNPLPNGSYAFFARIIRHAGDEYRSTEIFIDINFTVPVDEVKKNELEQDIEQSGTAIVENKKTISREVEQIVGFIDSGSPAGDSAMEENIRKIAAAVQAIEQLDDLLADKIAQRQRINDQIILIQNEIARLPDDILPVIRNEKNKKLEDYKSQSVRLDREIAAIRQAIAQKTEEKNSLKEMILAAVKGKSNESDIIKRIDDFESVVASREKDIIRQQAVLRKDTDGDGLTDGQEILLGADPLNPDTDADGILDGDEVANGYDPLKSDNFTDIKYHDPRESIPKKTDIYRFDEIDPVSTVTLSGGKTGIRFKGWGLPNSYVTLFIFSSPVIVVVKTDEQGRWNYILDKPLDDGQHEVYAAITNSAGEIEARSEILVFMKIGDKVMIGQEASLSSSTEKLKNNFGIAAALIAFLVFAAALAIIGLAVKKQTKSKSPDKAE; via the coding sequence ATGCCGCTTGATTTTAAAAATAAATTTTTGAATCGCGCCGGGAAATTTCAGACTATTTTAATTTTAGCGGTGTTGTTGACCGCCGGATTTTCTTTTTTTAAAACATTCGGTTCGATTGATTTCATTCGGGCCCAAGATTCTTTTGGCGGCGATTCCGGTTTTCTCGATTCGGGTTCGACCGGCGAGGGCGGCGAATTGAGCGAACGGGAGAAAGCGATAAAGGAAGCGGAAAGAATAAACGCGTTGATCGCCGCGGCGCTCGCGCTTGATCCCGATGCCGATACCAGCGGATTGCAGCAACAGCTTTATGCCGTGCTCAATCTTCCCGAAGTATGGCCTTGGTCAAGCACGGAGAATCCCTCTCCGGGCGTGGGCGATGTGAGTAAAATGAGCGGCCAAGAGGCGGTTGTTTATACGAGTCAACTTTTGGAGTCTTCCCGGCAGAGCGCGGCTGACCAAATTTCATCCGGCCCCGCGCCCGACGGCAATCCGTTGCCGGAGAATATCGCTGAAAACAATCAGCCAAACCCGGTTAATCCCAACGGACAACCCGCGGCGAGCAATTTGCCGCCGGCGGTTGGCGCGGAAAACACCGAGTCGCAATCTTCTTCCGACAATGGAGATGTCGCGGCGGCGGTGATAACCGATATCGGTTATATTGGCGTCGCGAGCGCGGAAAATTCCGGCGATCAAATCGACAGCCAAGCCGCCGCGGTCGCGATATTGGATAGTCAGGATGAAGCGACGGCGGCGAATAATGATTCCGAATCCGCCGCGGCGGAATCCGTGACTTCCGCCGCCGCGGCAGTGGCGGCGGCTGATTCCGATGGGCAGGAAACGATTGCCGTGGAAAGTTCGGATCCCGCCGAATCCGCGCTTATTGTTTTGAATGAAGCGTCAAAACCTGAAACTATAATTTTGGGCAATACCGAAAAACCCAAGACCGTGGTTTTAGGCAATACCGAAAAACCTGAAACGGTTGAATTGGGGAATTTGGTTAAACCCGCGGTAGTGCCGGTGGGGAATGCGACAACGCCGCCGGCGGTGTGCGTTGGCAGCGCGTGCGAAGGCTGGGGATCGGATAGCGGAGATGTCATTATTGTTGATAATACCGGCGATATTATTGAAACGCCCGATGAATCGCTTCCGGTTTCTCCCGGAAACACGGATAGCGCGGTATTTGAGATTCAACCGTCCGCATCGCCTGCGGGAACAAGTGAGCCCGTCTTGCCGTCATTGCCGACTTCGGCGGCGCCTTCCGAAGGCACGGATAGCGCGGCATCCGAGATTCAACCGTCCGCATCGCCTGCGGGAACAAGTGAGCCTGCCTTGCCGTTATCGCCGACTTCGGCGGCGCCAAGCGTTAACGCGCCGACCGAAAACAATCAAAACGCCAACCAGACCGTTGTTGAACAAACGATATCCGCGATCGTGGAAACCGCGGTTTTGCCGCCCAAAGACGCCAAACTCACCGCGGTTGCCGGTTCGGCGGCGATTAAATTGCGGATTGAAACCGCGGACGCCAAAGAAGTTTTGTTCTATGCTTCGGGAGGTTCGCTTTCCGGATCGATATATTTGGGCAATGGGACATTTTCCGCCGGCGGTTGGGAATATCAAATTGATTTAACCAACAATCCGTTGCCCAATGGCAGTTATGCTTTTTTCGCGCGGATTATCAGGCACGCCGGCGATGAGTATCGCAGTACCGAGATATTCATTGATATTAATTTTACCGTTCCGGTTGACGAAGTTAAAAAAAATGAACTTGAACAGGATATAGAACAAAGCGGTACGGCGATCGTTGAAAATAAAAAAACCATCAGCCGGGAAGTGGAACAAATCGTCGGCTTTATTGATTCCGGTTCGCCCGCGGGCGATTCCGCAATGGAAGAGAATATCCGCAAAATTGCCGCCGCGGTGCAGGCGATCGAACAGCTCGACGATTTGTTGGCCGATAAGATCGCCCAAAGACAGCGGATAAACGATCAAATAATTTTGATCCAAAACGAAATCGCGCGGCTGCCCGACGATATTTTGCCGGTTATCCGGAATGAAAAAAATAAAAAACTTGAAGATTACAAAAGCCAATCGGTTCGGCTCGACCGGGAAATCGCCGCGATCCGGCAAGCGATTGCCCAAAAAACGGAAGAAAAAAATTCATTAAAAGAGATGATTCTTGCCGCGGTCAAAGGCAAAAGCAACGAAAGCGATATTATTAAAAGAATTGACGATTTTGAGAGCGTGGTGGCAAGCCGCGAAAAGGATATTATCAGACAGCAGGCGGTTCTGCGAAAAGACACCGACGGCGACGGCCTTACCGACGGGCAGGAGATTTTGCTGGGCGCCGATCCGCTTAATCCCGACACCGATGCCGACGGCATTCTTGACGGCGACGAAGTCGCCAACGGTTATGATCCTTTAAAATCGGATAATTTTACCGATATCAAATACCATGATCCGCGCGAATCGATTCCCAAAAAAACCGATATTTACCGTTTTGATGAAATTGATCCGGTAAGCACGGTAACGCTTTCCGGCGGCAAAACCGGCATTCGTTTCAAAGGCTGGGGCTTGCCTAATTCCTATGTTACATTGTTTATATTTTCTTCGCCGGTGATCGTGGTGGTTAAAACCGACGAGCAAGGGCGCTGGAACTATATTCTGGACAAACCTTTGGATGACGGCCAGCATGAAGTTTACGCGGCCATTACCAACAGCGCGGGCGAAATCGAAGCCCGATCCGAAATTTTGGTGTTTATGAAAATCGGCGACAAGGTTATGATTGGGCAGGAAGCTTCGCTTTCTTCTTCCACGGAAAAATTAAAAAACAATTTCGGTATTGCGGCGGCGCTGATTGCCTTTTTGGTTTTCGCGGCGGCGCTGGCGATTATCGGTTTGGCGGTAAAAAAACAAACAAAATCCAAATCGCCGGATAAGGCGGAATAA
- a CDS encoding Ig-like domain-containing protein, which translates to MYNKSNSLVIFIQMNFKLPNFSILSFLLFFLFTTPGTAKAEIYSCDYLKGEQVCTIWDGTSPGSADLKNVIKKDVLIDVIGGFRVNMAKLFEAGVYPANQISGLSLFLNMEIVRNYADINQNFRAAVASYEAVVGQRDMEAVYSRIADMIRAAENETADAADVWIPDPDCGPYTFWENGSQHNCNSCVQGNCYDPTDCGVITYWSNGHRVSVDTCDAGDGESVEQRVARFKEDFEKTLAAGGDIGAIIKALNDYLASPEAQKYAETNPEFAQAAGNLRAHSAGGNENRLSGDIFDLAGSVTGNANVNADTNVNTNVSANANVDVNEGTNTNTNNNGTPNGTVGSPGTGGSPAVNSGNSPENTNENSNQSTQLVQSSNGLTPCAESGCARRADSVSSDDIPAAGDVLGLGIVGAGNDANASAAQSYFPSPVYTGSGAPNGNNGAQLESAGARTDVAANQILPLSAADFQIISPAGLPLAIAANQTSIDLQVSAPGADSVYFYLEGGSLPAALYLGAAVVDAGGIWKYKIDLNTRPLPNGDYRLWAQINQNGAAFRTEKNPXIIDIVVAVDRVGIDNLGRLFFQNKDVTAAGKKNVEQAIIETVKKAVAEFGGDKIKIEEIIRRIAAAVGEIVRLNDSLADKTVRLQTLNGRIEKLKTQIADLPQNAIELIRSDKTRELGDLQDQASRLESEISDTNAAIDQKKKEKDALAGEIRALFKGRGDESRAQKVLDDFENEISLQEAAIRQSEAVLLKDTDADGLYDEREIALGADPLNPDTDGDGILDGDEVANGYDPLKPDNFASIKYHDPQTSAPKKTDIYRFDEIDPVSTVTLSGGKTGIRFKGWGLPNSYVTLFIFSSPVIVVVKTDEQGRWTYTLDKPLDDGRHSVYAAQTDSSGRIEARSEVLVFAKNGDAVARAVADQEEEVSATGRLKNDFSLAIAIAIALALSAALFIIGAFAARARKGEQ; encoded by the coding sequence ATGTATAATAAATCAAACAGCCTTGTAATTTTTATCCAGATGAATTTTAAATTGCCGAATTTTTCAATATTGTCTTTCTTGTTGTTTTTTTTATTCACAACCCCGGGAACGGCAAAGGCGGAAATTTATTCCTGCGATTATTTAAAAGGAGAGCAAGTGTGCACGATATGGGACGGAACATCTCCGGGGAGTGCGGATTTGAAAAATGTGATTAAAAAAGATGTTCTGATTGATGTTATTGGCGGGTTCCGGGTTAATATGGCGAAGCTGTTCGAGGCCGGCGTGTATCCGGCCAATCAAATTTCAGGATTAAGTTTGTTTCTCAATATGGAAATTGTTCGGAATTATGCCGATATCAATCAAAATTTTCGCGCCGCGGTTGCTTCGTATGAAGCGGTTGTCGGCCAAAGGGATATGGAAGCCGTTTACAGCCGTATCGCGGATATGATCCGCGCCGCCGAAAATGAAACGGCGGATGCTGCGGATGTTTGGATTCCCGATCCCGATTGCGGCCCTTATACTTTTTGGGAAAATGGCAGTCAGCATAACTGTAACAGCTGTGTTCAGGGAAACTGCTATGATCCTACCGATTGCGGCGTGATTACTTATTGGAGCAACGGTCATCGAGTTTCTGTTGATACTTGCGATGCGGGAGACGGCGAATCGGTGGAACAACGCGTTGCCCGGTTCAAAGAAGATTTTGAAAAAACTTTGGCCGCCGGCGGGGATATTGGCGCGATCATCAAGGCGTTGAATGATTATCTTGCTTCGCCCGAGGCGCAGAAATACGCCGAAACCAATCCGGAGTTCGCGCAGGCCGCGGGGAATTTGCGGGCGCACAGCGCCGGCGGCAACGAAAACCGATTGTCCGGAGACATCTTTGATCTTGCCGGAAGCGTGACGGGGAACGCCAATGTGAATGCCGATACAAATGTGAATACAAATGTAAGTGCCAATGCCAATGTGGATGTAAATGAGGGAACAAATACAAATACAAACAACAACGGGACGCCAAACGGCACGGTTGGTTCGCCGGGAACCGGGGGTTCGCCCGCGGTCAACTCGGGGAATTCTCCGGAAAACACGAACGAAAATTCAAATCAATCAACGCAACTCGTCCAATCTTCCAATGGTCTGACGCCGTGCGCGGAGAGCGGTTGCGCCCGCCGCGCGGATTCGGTTTCAAGCGATGACATTCCGGCGGCCGGCGATGTTTTGGGGCTGGGAATCGTCGGCGCCGGAAACGATGCCAACGCTTCCGCGGCCCAGAGTTATTTTCCTTCGCCGGTCTATACCGGCTCCGGCGCGCCTAACGGCAACAACGGCGCGCAGTTGGAATCCGCGGGAGCAAGAACCGATGTTGCCGCAAACCAGATTTTGCCGTTGTCGGCTGCGGATTTTCAAATCATCAGCCCGGCGGGCTTGCCGCTGGCGATCGCGGCAAACCAGACTTCGATCGATCTGCAGGTTTCGGCTCCCGGCGCCGACAGCGTGTATTTTTATCTTGAAGGCGGATCGCTGCCCGCGGCATTGTATTTGGGCGCGGCGGTTGTCGATGCCGGCGGTATTTGGAAATACAAAATAGATCTCAACACCCGTCCTTTGCCAAACGGCGATTATCGGCTTTGGGCGCAGATTAACCAGAACGGCGCGGCTTTCCGCACTGAAAAAAATCCNNTNATCATTGATATTGTCGTGGCGGTTGACCGGGTCGGCATCGATAATCTCGGCCGGCTTTTTTTTCAAAACAAAGATGTCACCGCGGCCGGAAAGAAAAATGTCGAGCAGGCGATAATCGAGACGGTCAAAAAAGCGGTTGCGGAATTTGGCGGCGACAAGATCAAAATCGAAGAAATCATCCGGCGGATCGCCGCGGCAGTCGGTGAAATCGTCCGGCTCAACGACTCGCTGGCCGACAAGACCGTCCGTTTGCAAACTTTGAACGGCCGGATCGAAAAACTTAAAACCCAGATCGCGGATTTGCCGCAAAATGCCATTGAATTGATCAGAAGCGACAAAACGCGCGAACTTGGCGATTTGCAAGATCAAGCAAGCCGGCTTGAATCCGAAATATCGGATACCAACGCCGCGATCGACCAAAAGAAAAAAGAAAAGGACGCGCTTGCCGGCGAGATTCGGGCATTGTTTAAGGGGCGGGGCGACGAAAGCCGCGCGCAAAAGGTATTGGATGATTTTGAAAACGAAATTTCTCTTCAAGAAGCCGCGATCCGGCAAAGCGAGGCGGTGTTGCTGAAAGACACCGACGCCGACGGTCTGTATGACGAGCGGGAAATCGCGCTGGGCGCCGATCCGCTCAATCCCGACACCGACGGCGACGGCATTTTGGACGGCGACGAAGTCGCCAACGGTTATGACCCGCTGAAACCCGATAATTTCGCTTCAATCAAATACCACGACCCGCAAACATCCGCGCCCAAGAAAACCGATATTTACCGTTTTGATGAAATTGATCCGGTAAGCACGGTAACGCTTTCCGGCGGCAAAACCGGCATTCGTTTCAAAGGCTGGGGCTTGCCTAATTCCTATGTTACATTGTTTATCTTTTCTTCGCCGGTGATCGTGGTGGTTAAAACCGACGAGCAAGGGCGCTGGACCTACACTCTGGACAAACCTTTGGATGACGGCCGGCACAGCGTCTACGCGGCGCAGACCGACAGTTCCGGCCGGATCGAAGCGCGCTCGGAAGTATTGGTGTTTGCCAAAAACGGCGATGCCGTCGCCAGAGCGGTTGCCGATCAGGAAGAGGAGGTTTCGGCGACCGGCAGGTTAAAAAACGATTTCAGCCTGGCGATCGCGATCGCGATTGCGCTCGCGCTTTCCGCCGCGCTGTTTATTATCGGAGCGTTCGCGGCGCGGGCGCGCAAGGGGGAGCAATAA
- a CDS encoding Ig-like domain-containing protein, which translates to MRIIDFKHCSSFLILPLFFIVLFFGFLVSNQNICAQFGDAGDGSSGGSVDISVDGTSDGGGGGSEVALKIAAFKAEFAAALAAGEDTGAIIKALNDYLASPEAQKYAETNPEFAQAAGNLRAHSAGGNENRLSGDISDLAGSVTGNTNVNVNANVNVNVNADTNVNTNVSANANVDVNEGTNANANANTNTNTNTNTNTNTNTNTNNSGTPNGTVGSPGTGGSPAANSGNFPENTNENSNQPTQLVQSSDGLTPCAGSGCARRADSVSSDGILTVGDVLGLGIVGAGNDANASATQSYFPLPVYAGSFALNDSGGAQSESAGARTDVAANQILPLSAADFQIISPAGMPLAIAANQTSIDLQVSAPGADSVYFYLEGGSLPAALYLGAAVVDAGGIWKYKIDLNTRPLPNGDYRLWAQINQNGAAFRTEKNPLIIDIVVAVDRVGIDNLGRLFFQNKDVTAAGKKNVEQAIIETVKKAVAEFGGDKIKIEEIIRRIAAAVGEIVRLNDSLADKTVRLQTLNGRIEKLKTQIADLPQNAIELIRSDKTRELGDLQDQASRLESEISDTNAAIDQKKKEKDALAGEIRALFKGRGDESRAQKVLDDFENEISLQEAAIRQSEAVLLKDTDADGLYDEREIALGADPLNPDTDGDGILDGDEVANGYDPLKPDNFASIKYHDPQTSAPKKTDIYRFDEIDPVSTVTLSGGKTGIRFKGWGLPNSYVTLFIFSSPVIVVVKTDDQGRWTYTLDKPLDDGRHSVYAAQTDSSGRIEARSEVLVFAKNGDAVARAVADQEEEVSATGRLKNDFSLAIAIAIALALSAALFIIGAFAARARKGEQNRTGTLA; encoded by the coding sequence ATGAGAATTATTGATTTTAAACACTGTTCTTCTTTTTTAATTTTGCCGTTATTTTTCATTGTATTATTTTTTGGTTTTTTAGTATCTAACCAAAACATTTGTGCACAATTTGGAGATGCTGGCGATGGTTCAAGCGGCGGTAGCGTCGATATCAGCGTTGACGGTACCAGCGACGGAGGAGGAGGGGGGAGCGAGGTGGCTTTAAAGATCGCGGCGTTCAAGGCGGAGTTCGCGGCGGCTTTGGCCGCGGGCGAGGATACCGGCGCGATCATCAAGGCGTTGAATGATTATCTTGCTTCGCCCGAGGCGCAGAAATACGCCGAAACCAATCCGGAATTCGCGCAGGCCGCGGGTAATTTGCGGGCGCACAGCGCCGGCGGCAACGAAAACCGATTGTCCGGAGATATTTCCGATCTTGCCGGAAGCGTGACGGGGAATACCAATGTGAATGTAAATGCCAATGTCAATGTCAATGTGAATGCCGATACAAATGTGAATACAAATGTAAGTGCCAATGCCAATGTGGATGTGAATGAGGGAACAAACGCAAACGCAAACGCAAACACAAACACAAATACAAACACAAATACAAACACAAATACAAACACAAATACAAACAACAGCGGGACGCCAAACGGCACGGTTGGTTCGCCGGGAACCGGGGGTTCGCCCGCGGCCAACTCGGGAAATTTTCCGGAAAACACGAACGAAAATTCAAACCAACCAACGCAACTTGTCCAATCTTCCGATGGTTTGACGCCGTGCGCGGGGAGCGGTTGCGCCCGCCGCGCGGATTCGGTTTCAAGCGATGGCATTTTAACCGTTGGCGATGTTTTGGGGCTGGGAATCGTTGGCGCCGGAAACGATGCCAACGCTTCCGCGACCCAGAGTTATTTTCCTTTGCCGGTCTATGCCGGTTCTTTCGCGCTTAACGATAGCGGCGGCGCGCAGTCGGAATCCGCGGGAGCAAGAACCGATGTTGCCGCAAACCAGATTTTGCCGTTGTCGGCTGCGGATTTTCAAATCATCAGCCCGGCGGGCATGCCGCTGGCGATCGCGGCAAACCAGACTTCGATCGATCTGCAGGTTTCGGCTCCCGGCGCCGACAGCGTGTATTTTTATCTTGAAGGCGGATCGCTGCCCGCGGCATTGTATTTGGGCGCGGCGGTTGTCGATGCCGGCGGTATTTGGAAATACAAAATAGATCTCAATACCCGTCCTTTGCCAAACGGCGATTATCGGCTTTGGGCGCAGATCAACCAGAACGGCGCGGCTTTCCGCACTGAAAAAAATCCGTTAATCATTGATATTGTCGTGGCGGTTGACCGGGTCGGCATCGATAATCTCGGCCGGCTTTTTTTTCAAAACAAAGATGTCACCGCGGCCGGAAAGAAAAATGTCGAGCAGGCGATAATCGAGACGGTCAAAAAAGCGGTTGCGGAATTCGGCGGCGACAAGATCAAAATCGAAGAAATCATCCGGCGGATCGCCGCGGCAGTCGGTGAAATCGTCCGGCTCAACGACTCGCTGGCCGACAAGACCGTCCGTTTGCAAACTTTGAACGGCCGGATCGAAAAACTTAAAACCCAGATCGCGGATTTGCCGCAAAATGCCATTGAATTGATCAGAAGCGACAAAACGCGCGAACTTGGCGATTTGCAAGATCAAGCAAGCCGGCTTGAATCCGAAATATCGGATACCAACGCCGCGATCGACCAAAAGAAAAAAGAAAAGGACGCGCTTGCCGGCGAGATTCGGGCATTGTTTAAGGGGCGGGGCGACGAAAGCCGCGCGCAAAAGGTATTGGATGATTTTGAAAACGAAATTTCTCTTCAAGAAGCCGCGATTCGGCAAAGCGAGGCGGTGTTGCTGAAAGACACCGACGCCGACGGTTTGTATGACGAGCGGGAAATCGCGCTGGGCGCCGATCCGCTCAATCCCGACACCGACGGCGACGGCATTCTTGACGGCGACGAAGTCGCCAACGGTTATGACCCGCTGAAACCCGATAATTTCGCTTCAATCAAATACCACGACCCGCAAACATCCGCGCCCAAAAAAACCGATATTTACCGTTTTGATGAAATTGATCCGGTAAGCACGGTAACGCTTTCCGGCGGCAAAACCGGCATTCGTTTCAAAGGCTGGGGCTTGCCTAATTCCTATGTTACATTGTTTATCTTTTCTTCGCCGGTGATCGTGGTGGTTAAAACCGACGATCAGGGGCGCTGGACCTACACTCTGGACAAACCTTTGGATGACGGCCGGCACAGCGTCTACGCGGCGCAGACCGACAGTTCCGGCCGGATCGAAGCGCGCTCGGAAGTATTGGTGTTTGCCAAAAACGGCGATGCCGTCGCCAGAGCGGTTGCCGATCAGGAAGAGGAGGTTTCGGCGACCGGCAGGTTAAAAAACGATTTCAGCCTGGCGATCGCGATCGCGATTGCGCTCGCGCTTTCCGCCGCGCTGTTTATTATCGGAGCGTTCGCGGCGCGGGCGCGCAAGGGGGAGCAAAACCGCACCGGAACGCTCGCGTAG
- a CDS encoding M20/M25/M40 family metallo-hydrolase: MKKETKNLIDLLFKHNTEQGAEKQKYDDNVACLYDVASYLDKHGILSHKQMYSVQLNGQDIPHCNLVAFKPSRSKKYIMLQGHIDTVPVGEKYGYKIKDDKLIGRGAVDMKGPLVGILDAFIKLYNQDTEYAPYLLITCDEEANNFKGIRNYLARPHKKIAFAINGEATNFNFATRMKGVLTFDISKKGVKAGHSSLAKTTIIEKTAYLMNCISRFADFARSIKRTGFGGTVFAFTMFHSGEKENVIPTELKLHFHLRIVEDAKAYLPTFKTIASDALRGYTTKINSIEPVYMRMPDDVRAAMKKAIKINETAYPALAEATVMNQAGIPTVIFGPGEMSRAHRIPKEELIKISDIEKYSETIQKFFKSF, translated from the coding sequence ATGAAAAAAGAAACAAAAAATTTAATAGATTTGCTCTTTAAGCATAATACTGAGCAGGGAGCAGAAAAGCAAAAATACGATGATAATGTGGCGTGCCTTTATGATGTCGCTTCTTATTTGGATAAGCACGGGATTCTTTCTCACAAGCAAATGTATTCGGTTCAACTTAATGGGCAAGATATTCCTCATTGTAATTTGGTTGCTTTCAAGCCATCTCGCTCGAAAAAATATATTATGCTTCAAGGGCATATTGATACAGTACCAGTGGGGGAAAAATATGGCTATAAGATTAAAGACGACAAATTGATTGGACGGGGTGCGGTTGATATGAAGGGTCCATTAGTGGGGATATTAGACGCTTTTATTAAGCTCTACAATCAAGATACTGAATACGCGCCGTATCTTTTAATTACTTGCGATGAAGAAGCAAATAATTTCAAAGGAATTAGAAATTATTTGGCTCGGCCTCATAAAAAGATCGCGTTCGCAATCAATGGTGAAGCGACGAATTTTAATTTTGCGACGAGAATGAAGGGGGTGTTGACTTTTGATATTTCAAAGAAGGGTGTAAAAGCAGGGCATAGTTCGTTGGCGAAAACGACTATAATCGAGAAAACAGCATATCTGATGAATTGTATCAGTCGGTTTGCGGATTTTGCGCGTTCTATTAAAAGAACCGGTTTCGGCGGAACAGTGTTTGCTTTCACGATGTTTCATTCTGGCGAAAAAGAAAATGTTATTCCGACTGAATTAAAACTTCATTTTCATTTAAGGATAGTTGAGGACGCAAAAGCATATTTGCCGACTTTTAAGACGATTGCGTCAGATGCTTTGAGAGGGTATACGACAAAAATTAACAGCATTGAACCTGTTTATATGCGTATGCCCGATGATGTTCGGGCGGCGATGAAAAAGGCTATTAAAATTAACGAAACGGCTTATCCTGCGTTGGCGGAGGCAACAGTAATGAATCAGGCAGGTATTCCGACGGTAATCTTTGGCCCCGGTGAAATGTCTCGCGCGCATAGAATTCCAAAAGAGGAACTCATAAAAATATCAGATATTGAAAAGTATTCGGAAACCATCCAAAAGTTTTTCAAATCATTTTAA
- a CDS encoding BtpA/SgcQ family protein — MQLSKIFTKNKKITIGAIHLPPLLGHKDFPGFNTALKNALADLKAFEDGGVDGIIFENNYNIPHQIVVDSLTVISMTFIGEKIKKTSRLPVGISVLWNDYRAALSIAKTLDLQFIRIPVFVDEVRTSYGIVKGEAKKVIDFRKSINAEKVALFTDIHVKHAELLSKHDLLTSAKMAVKNGSDAIIITGKWTGNAPTENKVETLRKNLGSFPILIGSGINEQNIKPLFRFADGAIVSTSLKSGTRKPGQVNVKSYSQRIDKNKVKMLVDKTN; from the coding sequence ATGCAATTATCGAAAATTTTTACAAAGAATAAAAAAATCACAATAGGAGCAATTCATTTGCCGCCGCTTTTGGGTCATAAAGATTTTCCCGGATTTAACACTGCCCTTAAAAACGCCCTTGCCGATCTTAAAGCTTTCGAAGACGGCGGCGTTGATGGAATTATTTTTGAAAATAATTACAATATCCCGCATCAAATTGTCGTTGATTCTTTAACTGTAATCTCAATGACTTTTATCGGGGAAAAAATAAAAAAGACGAGCAGATTGCCTGTAGGCATAAGCGTTTTATGGAATGATTACCGTGCCGCGCTGTCAATTGCCAAAACGCTTGACCTGCAATTCATAAGAATTCCGGTTTTCGTTGACGAAGTGAGAACAAGTTATGGAATCGTAAAAGGAGAAGCCAAAAAAGTAATTGATTTTAGAAAATCAATCAATGCCGAAAAAGTGGCCTTGTTCACCGATATCCATGTCAAGCACGCGGAATTATTGTCCAAACACGATTTGCTGACTTCCGCGAAAATGGCCGTCAAAAATGGTTCGGATGCAATAATAATTACCGGAAAATGGACCGGAAACGCCCCTACCGAAAATAAAGTTGAAACCCTGCGAAAAAATTTGGGTTCATTTCCGATACTCATCGGAAGCGGAATAAACGAACAGAACATCAAACCGCTGTTTCGTTTTGCAGATGGCGCAATCGTAAGTACTTCGTTAAAAAGTGGAACAAGAAAACCCGGGCAAGTTAATGTGAAATCCTATTCGCAAAGAATAGATAAAAATAAAGTAAAAATGCTGGTCGATAAAACAAACTAG
- a CDS encoding amidohydrolase family protein: protein MEKNDLSAAIIIPDNIENSGSIADLERAVELIGDRRNLFLLGSPQIIQRGSGELNKYKELLDKGKIRGIKFFPGHDPYYPIDDRCLPYYELCQKMGVPVLFHTGENSGDSECAKWNDPKYIVQVAEKYPNLKTIITHYYWPRLDYCYETTKNIPNIYFELAALADEEVVEKSGGMEKIKEILKKTISDRPNNIIFGTDWPMCKIENHIELVRSLELEKGVEEKIFWKNSTNVYKIGL from the coding sequence ATGGAGAAAAATGATTTATCGGCCGCGATTATCATTCCCGACAATATTGAAAACAGCGGGAGTATCGCCGATTTAGAGAGGGCGGTTGAGTTGATCGGCGATCGCCGGAATCTGTTTTTGTTGGGCAGTCCGCAAATTATCCAAAGGGGGTCGGGCGAATTGAATAAATATAAAGAATTGTTGGATAAAGGAAAGATTAGAGGAATTAAATTTTTTCCCGGCCATGATCCTTATTACCCGATCGACGATCGATGTTTGCCGTATTACGAACTTTGTCAAAAAATGGGTGTTCCAGTTTTGTTCCATACGGGAGAAAATTCGGGTGACAGTGAATGCGCCAAGTGGAATGATCCGAAATATATTGTTCAAGTGGCTGAAAAATATCCGAATTTGAAAACCATTATTACGCATTATTATTGGCCCAGACTCGATTATTGTTACGAAACAACAAAAAACATTCCAAACATCTATTTTGAGTTGGCGGCTTTGGCCGATGAGGAAGTGGTTGAAAAAAGCGGGGGAATGGAGAAGATAAAAGAAATTCTTAAAAAAACGATTTCCGACCGGCCGAACAATATCATCTTTGGTACTGATTGGCCGATGTGCAAAATCGAAAATCATATTGAATTGGTTAGATCGTTGGAGCTGGAAAAAGGCGTTGAAGAAAAAATATTTTGGAAGAATTCAACGAATGTTTATAAAATAGGACTGTAA